One Gadus chalcogrammus isolate NIFS_2021 chromosome 22, NIFS_Gcha_1.0, whole genome shotgun sequence genomic window carries:
- the tac1 gene encoding protachykinin-1, translating into MMPLVPLLVVLCAVTQVFSEEIGPKEELDYWTSNQIQDGWLAPDPFREILRRMTRKPRPQQFIGLMGRRSADAQITRKRHKINSFVGLMGKRNTEDPDSYEWSSRHDYEQRRRRR; encoded by the exons ATGATGCCCCTCGTTCCGCTCCTTGTGGTGCTCTGCGCTGTCACTCAAGTGTTTTCTGAAGAAATTGGTCCTAAAGAAGAACTTGATTATTGGACGAGTAATCAGATCCAG GACGGCTGGCTGGCCCCGGACCCGTTCCGGGAGATCCTCCGGAGGATGACGAGGAAGCCCCGGCCGCAGCAGTTCATTGGCCTCATGGGGAGGCGCTCCGCCG ATGCACAGATCACCCGCAAGA GGCATAAAATCAACTCCTTCGTCGGCCTGATGGGCAAGCGGAACACGGAGGATCCAG ACTCGTACGAGTGGAGCTCGAGGCACGACTACGagcaacgccgccgccgccgctag